In Nitrospirota bacterium, one DNA window encodes the following:
- the cobU gene encoding bifunctional adenosylcobinamide kinase/adenosylcobinamide-phosphate guanylyltransferase → MADRIYFITGGARSGKSAFAEKLAGTMAGSRAYIATAQALDEEMAARIAKHRRDRGTVWDTYEEPLAVAELLGKLSGRYSVTLLDCLTLWLSNVMAHTGSDGSVVSRTDELAAAVRGFKGSCILVSNEVGLGIVPDNPLARKFRDLAGMLNQKMAHLADEAYFTAAGIPVRIK, encoded by the coding sequence ATGGCGGACAGAATTTATTTCATCACGGGCGGCGCCCGGTCGGGCAAATCGGCCTTCGCAGAAAAACTGGCAGGAACGATGGCCGGCAGCCGGGCGTATATCGCGACGGCGCAGGCCCTGGACGAGGAAATGGCCGCCCGGATCGCGAAGCATCGCAGGGACCGGGGCACGGTCTGGGACACTTATGAGGAACCGCTCGCGGTCGCTGAGCTGCTCGGAAAGCTTTCTGGCAGGTACTCGGTGACGCTTCTTGACTGCCTCACGCTGTGGCTCAGCAACGTCATGGCCCATACCGGAAGCGACGGGAGCGTTGTCTCCCGGACCGATGAACTTGCGGCCGCGGTCAGGGGCTTCAAGGGGAGCTGCATCCTCGTTTCGAATGAAGTGGGCCTCGGCATCGTGCCCGACAACCCGCTGGCCCGGAAATTCCGCGATCTTGCCGGCATGCTGAACCAGAAAATGGCCCATCTGGCGGACGAAGCATATTTTACCGCGGCCGGAATCCCGGTGAGGATCAAGTAA
- the cobS gene encoding adenosylcobinamide-GDP ribazoletransferase: protein MIKNLITAVQFLTIFTVHREYQDEERSLARSIVYFPIVGFLIGFILINADKLMMLVALPQTIANLLLVGLSVLVTRALHIDGLADTMDGLMGGRDPSSRLAIMRDSRLGTAGAVGIFFVLSVKYLSLNNLFESERVAALLTAPVLARWSQTLMLFNAEYGREEGMGKAFVGRLRASGLTAATAIALGLLAFVAFRMDARTLILILSMLACVLLLTFLARWYFKRRLGGVTGDAIGAVSELNEVLVLLLFVIFSSGN, encoded by the coding sequence ATGATCAAGAACCTTATAACAGCGGTCCAGTTCCTTACGATCTTTACGGTCCACCGTGAGTATCAGGATGAAGAGCGGAGTCTTGCCCGGTCCATAGTGTATTTTCCCATCGTCGGGTTCCTGATCGGATTTATCCTGATCAATGCCGACAAGCTCATGATGCTGGTCGCGCTGCCGCAGACCATCGCCAATCTCCTCCTGGTCGGGCTTTCCGTGCTGGTGACCCGCGCGCTACACATCGACGGCCTGGCCGATACTATGGATGGCCTCATGGGGGGGCGGGACCCGTCATCGCGTCTTGCGATCATGAGGGACAGCAGGCTTGGCACTGCGGGAGCGGTCGGGATTTTCTTCGTTCTGTCCGTGAAGTACCTGTCGTTGAACAACCTGTTCGAGAGCGAGCGGGTCGCCGCGCTCCTGACGGCACCGGTACTTGCCCGCTGGTCCCAGACGCTGATGCTGTTCAATGCGGAATACGGCAGGGAAGAGGGCATGGGCAAGGCGTTCGTGGGGCGTCTCCGGGCCAGCGGGCTCACTGCCGCCACCGCCATCGCACTCGGCCTTCTTGCATTCGTCGCCTTTCGCATGGACGCCCGCACGCTGATCCTCATCCTGAGCATGCTCGCCTGCGTTCTGCTTCTGACCTTCCTGGCCCGCTGGTATTTCAAGCGCAGGCTGGGGGGCGTGACCGGCGATGCTATCGGCGCGGTGAGCGAACTGAACGAAGTGCTGGTACTGCTTCTCTTCGTCATCTTCTCAAGCGGGAATTAA